A window of Hippoglossus stenolepis isolate QCI-W04-F060 chromosome 16, HSTE1.2, whole genome shotgun sequence contains these coding sequences:
- the slc25a23b gene encoding calcium-binding mitochondrial carrier protein SCaMC-3b isoform X2 encodes MAGAVSRTGTAPLDRLKVFLQVHGSASRGINLWSGLRGMVKEGGVVSLWRGNGINVLKIAPESAIKFMAYEQIKWVIRGSKEGGSLRVQERFIAGSLAGATAQTIIYPMEVLKTRLTLRKTGQYSGLADCARQILKKEGVRAFYRGYLPNTLGIIPYAGIDLAVYETLKNAWLQRYCVNSADPGVLVLLGCGTISSTCGQLASYPLALIRTRMQAQATDEGKPKLTMAGQFKYIISHEGVQGLYRGITPNFLKVIPAVSISYVVYEHMKKVLGVGN; translated from the exons ATGGCAGGGGCAGTGTCCCGGACAGGAACCGCTCCTCTGGATCGCCTCAAAGTCTTCCTGCAG GTACACGGCTCTGCGTCTCGAGGGATTAATCTGTGGTCTGGACTGAGGGGAATGGTCAAAGAGGGAGGCGTCGTGTCACTCTGGAGGGGAAATGGTATCAATGTCCTCAAGATTGCCCCTGAATCTGCCATTAAGTTTATGGCATATGAGCAG ATCAAGTGGGTGATCCGGGGCAGTAAAGAGGGGGGCAGTTTGAGGGTACAGGAGAGGTTCATTGCTGGCTCTCTGGCAGGAGCTACTGCCCAGACCATCATCTACCCAATGGAG GTGCTGAAGACTCGTCTTACATTAAGGAAGACGGGACAATACTCAGGTTTAGCTGATTGTGCCCGACAGATCCTGAAGAAAGAGGGGGTCCGAGCTTTCTACAGGGGCTACCTGCCAAACACCCTGGGCATCATCCCCTATGCTGGCATTGACTTGGCTGTATATGAG ACTTTGAAGAACGCCTGGCTCCAGAGGTACTGTGTAAATTCagcagatccaggagttttGGTCCTGCTGGGCTGTGGCACCATCTCCAGCACTTGTGGTCAGCTGGCATCCTATCCTCTCGCTCTCATCCGCACACGCATGCAGGCGCAAG CCACTGATGAGGGTAAACCCAAGCTGACGATGGCGGGCCAGTTCAAGTACATCATATCTCATGAAGGTGTACAGGGCCTGTATCGCGGCATCACCCCCAACTTCCTCAAAGTCATTCCTGCAGTCAGCATCTCCTACGTTGTGTATGAGCACATGAAGAAAGTCCTCGGTGTGGGTAACTAG
- the LOC118123765 gene encoding fructose-bisphosphate aldolase A — MTHAYPFLRTEQKKELSDIAQRIIAPGKGILAADESTGSMAKRFQSISVENTEENRRLYRQLLFTADSKVNPCIGGVIFFHETLYQKTDDGKPFPELVKEKGMVVGIKVDKGVVPLAGTNGETTTQGLDGLYERCAEYKKHGADFAKWRCVLKITQTTPSQLAIMENANVLARYASICQMHGIVPIVEPEILPDGDHDLQRCQYVTEKVLAAVYKALSDHHVYLEGTLLKPNMVTAGHSCPKKFSPQEVALATVTALRRSVPPAVPGVTFLSGGQSEEEATINLNAINQCPLPRPWALTFSFGRALQASALKAWGGKEKNGKACQDEYIKRALNNSQAALGNYLSSGKKGAAAQESLFVADHAY, encoded by the exons ATGACTCATGCGTATCCCTTCCTGAGGACTGAGCAAAAGAAGGAGCTCAGTGACATCGCTCAGAGGATCATAGCCCCTGGGAAAGGCATCCTGGCGGCAGATGAATCCACAg GCAGCATGGCCAAGCGCTTCCAAAGCATCAGTGTagagaacacagaggagaacaggCGGCTCTACCGTCAACTCCTCTTCACTGCTGACAGCAAGGTCAACCCCTGCATCGGCGGAGTTATCTTCTTCCATGAGACGCTCTACCAAAAGACAGACGACGGCAAGCCCTTCCCCGAGCTGGTCAAAGAGAAGGGCATGGTGGTGGGCATCAAAGTGGACAAGGGCGTGGTTCCCCTGGCCGGCACTAATGGAGAGACCACAACTCAAG GTCTGGACGGGCTCTATGAGCGATGTGCTGAGTACAAGAAGCACGGTGCTGACTTCGCCAAGTGGCGCTGTGTGTTAAAGATCACCCAAACCACCCCTTCCCAGCTGGCTATCATGGAGAACGCCAATGTGCTGGCCCGCTACGCCAGCATCTGCCAGatg CATGGCATTGTGCCCATTGTGGAGCCTGAGATTCTCCCAGACGGCGACCATGACCTGCAGCGCTGCCAGTATGTGACCGAGAAG GTGCTGGCAGCTGTCTATAAGGCACTGTCTGACCACCATGTCTACCTGGAAGGGACACTGCTCAAGCCCAACATGGTAACTGCTGGACACTCCTGCCCAAAAAAGTTCAGCCCTCAAGAGGTTGCCCTGGCAACTGTCACCGCCCTGCGTCGCTCTGTACCCCCGGCCGTGCCAG GTGTGACCTTTCTGTCTGGAggccagagtgaggaggaggccaCCATTAACCTAAATGCAATCAACCAGTGTCCCCTTCCCCGGCCCTGGGCCCTCACCTTCTCCTTCGGCCGGGCCCTGCAGGCCTCAGCATTGAAGGCCTGGGGAGGCAAGGAGAAAAACGGCAAAGCCTGCCAGGATGAGTACATCAAGAGAGCCCTG AACAACAGCCAGGCAGCTCTGGGAAATTATTTGTCCTCTGGAAAGaaaggagcagcagctcaggagtCTCTGTTTGTAGCAGACCACGCCTACTGA
- the gps1 gene encoding COP9 signalosome complex subunit 1 isoform X1, translating into MPLPVQVFNFQGSVEPMQIDADPQEDQQNAPDANYIVENPTLDLEQYATSYSGLMRIERLQFIAEHCPQLRVEALKMALTFVQRTFNVDTYEEIHRKLTEATREVQGVPDTVPEGGVVPPPLDSAWAESTRKKALLKLEKLDTDLKNYKGNSIKESIRRGHDDLGDHYLDCGDLSNALKCYSRARDYCTSAKHVINMCLNVIKVSVYLQNWSHVLSYVNKAESTPEIAEQRGERDSQNQAVLTKLKCAAGLAELASRKYKPAAKCFLQASFDHCDCPEVSCGQPVGPMLLSPSNVAVYGGLCALATFDRQELQRNVISSSSFKLFLELEPQIRDIIFKFYESKYASCLKLLDEMKDNLLLDMYLAPHVKTLYSQIRNRALIQYFSPYVSADMTKMAQAFNTTVAALEDELTQLILEGLINARIDSHSKILYARDVDQRSTTFEKSLHMGKEFQRRAKAMILRAAVLRNQIHVKSPPREGSQGELTPANSQTRMSTNM; encoded by the exons ATGCCTCTGCCCGTTCAGGTGTTTAACTTCCAG ggGTCTGTGGAGCCGATGCAGATTGATGCAGACCCCCAGGAGGACCAGCAGAATGCTCCAGACGCCAACTACATAGTGGAGAACCCAACACTG GATCTAGAGCAGTATGCAACCAGCTACAGTGGATTAATGCGCATTGAGAGGCTTCAGTTCATCGCTGAGCATTGCCCTCAGCTGCGGGTCGAAGCCCTGAAGATGGCCCTCACCTTCGTCCAGAGGACCTTCAACGTTGACACATATGAAGAGATTCACCGCAAACTCACCGAGGCCACAAG GGAGGTACAAGGTGTGCCGGACACAGTGCCTGAAGGCGGGGTTGTTCCTCCTCCCTTAGATTCAGCATGGGCCGAGTCTACACGGAAAAAGGCTCTGCTTAAACTGGAGAAGCTGGATACAGATCTTAAGAACTACAAGGGAAATTCCATTAAAGAGAGCATCAG GAGGGGCCATGATGACTTGGGGGACCACTACCTGGACTGTGGTGACCTCAGTAACGCCCTCAAGTGCTACTCCCGAGCCAGAGACTACTGCACCAGTGCTAAACATGTCATTAACATGTGTTTGAATGTCATCAAG GTTAGTGTTTACCTCCAGAACTGGTCCCATGTACTGAGCTACGTCAACAAGGCAGAATCCACGCCAGAGATAGCAGAG cAAAGAGGAGAGCGAGATAGCCAAAATCAAGCAGTCCTCACCAAATTAAAGTGCGCTGCAG GCCTTGCAGAATTGGCCTCAAGAAAATACAAACCAGCTGCCAAGTGCTTTCTGCAGGCGTCCTTTGACCACTGTGACTGTCCAGAGGTGAGTTGCGGTCAGCCAGTGGGTCCAATG CTCCTCTCACCCAGTAATGTTGCCGTGTATGGGGGTTTGTGTGCTTTGGCCACGTTTGACAGACAGGAGCTCCAGCGCAACGTCATCTCCAGCAG CTCCTTTAAGTTATTTCTAGAGTTGGAACCTCAGATCCGTGACATCATCTTCAAGTTCTATGAGTCGAAGTACGCGTCTTGCCTGAAGCTGCTGGATGAAATGAAG GATAACCTCCTCCTGGACATGTACCTGGCCCCGCATGTCAAGACACTGTACAGCCAGATCAGGAACAGAGCCCTCATTCAG tatttcagCCCCTACGTGTCAGCAGACATGACTAAGATGGCTCAGGCCTTCAACACCACAGTAGCAGCTCTGGAGGACGAGCTCACCCAGCTCATACTGGAGGGGCTAATCAATGCACGGATCGACTCCCACAGCAAG ATTCTGTATGCGAGGGACGTGGACCAGAGGAGCACCACGTTTGAGAAGTCACTGCACATGGGCAAAGAGTTCCAGAGACGAGCCAAAGCCATGATCCTCCGAGCTGCTGTGCTGCGCAACCAGATCCACGTCAag TCTCCACCCAGAGAAGGCAGCCAGGGGGAGCTGACACCAGCCAATAGCCAGACCAGGATGAGCACCAACATGTGA
- the gps1 gene encoding COP9 signalosome complex subunit 1 isoform X2 encodes MNGSVEPMQIDADPQEDQQNAPDANYIVENPTLDLEQYATSYSGLMRIERLQFIAEHCPQLRVEALKMALTFVQRTFNVDTYEEIHRKLTEATREVQGVPDTVPEGGVVPPPLDSAWAESTRKKALLKLEKLDTDLKNYKGNSIKESIRRGHDDLGDHYLDCGDLSNALKCYSRARDYCTSAKHVINMCLNVIKVSVYLQNWSHVLSYVNKAESTPEIAEQRGERDSQNQAVLTKLKCAAGLAELASRKYKPAAKCFLQASFDHCDCPEVSCGQPVGPMLLSPSNVAVYGGLCALATFDRQELQRNVISSSSFKLFLELEPQIRDIIFKFYESKYASCLKLLDEMKDNLLLDMYLAPHVKTLYSQIRNRALIQYFSPYVSADMTKMAQAFNTTVAALEDELTQLILEGLINARIDSHSKILYARDVDQRSTTFEKSLHMGKEFQRRAKAMILRAAVLRNQIHVKSPPREGSQGELTPANSQTRMSTNM; translated from the exons ATGAAT ggGTCTGTGGAGCCGATGCAGATTGATGCAGACCCCCAGGAGGACCAGCAGAATGCTCCAGACGCCAACTACATAGTGGAGAACCCAACACTG GATCTAGAGCAGTATGCAACCAGCTACAGTGGATTAATGCGCATTGAGAGGCTTCAGTTCATCGCTGAGCATTGCCCTCAGCTGCGGGTCGAAGCCCTGAAGATGGCCCTCACCTTCGTCCAGAGGACCTTCAACGTTGACACATATGAAGAGATTCACCGCAAACTCACCGAGGCCACAAG GGAGGTACAAGGTGTGCCGGACACAGTGCCTGAAGGCGGGGTTGTTCCTCCTCCCTTAGATTCAGCATGGGCCGAGTCTACACGGAAAAAGGCTCTGCTTAAACTGGAGAAGCTGGATACAGATCTTAAGAACTACAAGGGAAATTCCATTAAAGAGAGCATCAG GAGGGGCCATGATGACTTGGGGGACCACTACCTGGACTGTGGTGACCTCAGTAACGCCCTCAAGTGCTACTCCCGAGCCAGAGACTACTGCACCAGTGCTAAACATGTCATTAACATGTGTTTGAATGTCATCAAG GTTAGTGTTTACCTCCAGAACTGGTCCCATGTACTGAGCTACGTCAACAAGGCAGAATCCACGCCAGAGATAGCAGAG cAAAGAGGAGAGCGAGATAGCCAAAATCAAGCAGTCCTCACCAAATTAAAGTGCGCTGCAG GCCTTGCAGAATTGGCCTCAAGAAAATACAAACCAGCTGCCAAGTGCTTTCTGCAGGCGTCCTTTGACCACTGTGACTGTCCAGAGGTGAGTTGCGGTCAGCCAGTGGGTCCAATG CTCCTCTCACCCAGTAATGTTGCCGTGTATGGGGGTTTGTGTGCTTTGGCCACGTTTGACAGACAGGAGCTCCAGCGCAACGTCATCTCCAGCAG CTCCTTTAAGTTATTTCTAGAGTTGGAACCTCAGATCCGTGACATCATCTTCAAGTTCTATGAGTCGAAGTACGCGTCTTGCCTGAAGCTGCTGGATGAAATGAAG GATAACCTCCTCCTGGACATGTACCTGGCCCCGCATGTCAAGACACTGTACAGCCAGATCAGGAACAGAGCCCTCATTCAG tatttcagCCCCTACGTGTCAGCAGACATGACTAAGATGGCTCAGGCCTTCAACACCACAGTAGCAGCTCTGGAGGACGAGCTCACCCAGCTCATACTGGAGGGGCTAATCAATGCACGGATCGACTCCCACAGCAAG ATTCTGTATGCGAGGGACGTGGACCAGAGGAGCACCACGTTTGAGAAGTCACTGCACATGGGCAAAGAGTTCCAGAGACGAGCCAAAGCCATGATCCTCCGAGCTGCTGTGCTGCGCAACCAGATCCACGTCAag TCTCCACCCAGAGAAGGCAGCCAGGGGGAGCTGACACCAGCCAATAGCCAGACCAGGATGAGCACCAACATGTGA
- the slc25a23b gene encoding calcium-binding mitochondrial carrier protein SCaMC-3b isoform X1, protein MGGDEEGFSARRNRGGNEGSGECAASLDPDRERRYAELFEQLDLNKDGRVDVSELRTGLAARGLHRGEAEEIVLESDINHDGLLDFQEFSQYLRAHEKRLQLMFHSLDRNNDGRIDVGEIQHSLHKLGVEVTTQQASRILQSMDRDGTTTIDWNEWRDHFLFNPFHNMEEIVHHWKHSHMFDIGEHLTVPDEFSARERRSGLVWRQLVAGAMAGAVSRTGTAPLDRLKVFLQVHGSASRGINLWSGLRGMVKEGGVVSLWRGNGINVLKIAPESAIKFMAYEQIKWVIRGSKEGGSLRVQERFIAGSLAGATAQTIIYPMEVLKTRLTLRKTGQYSGLADCARQILKKEGVRAFYRGYLPNTLGIIPYAGIDLAVYETLKNAWLQRYCVNSADPGVLVLLGCGTISSTCGQLASYPLALIRTRMQAQATDEGKPKLTMAGQFKYIISHEGVQGLYRGITPNFLKVIPAVSISYVVYEHMKKVLGVGN, encoded by the exons atgGGCGGAGACGAGGAGGGGTTCAGCGCCCGGAGAAACCGCGGAGGGAACGAGGGGAGCGGAGAGTGCGCAGCGTCCCTGGACccggacagagagaggagatatGCGGAGCTGTTCGAGCAGCTGGACTTGAATAAAGATGGCAGAGTAGACGTCAGCGAGCTGAGGACCGGACTGGCAGCCCGTGGTTTACACcggggagaggcagaggag ATTGTCCTCGAGAGCGACATCAACCATGATGGTCTGCTGGACTTCCAGGAGTTCTCTCAGTACCTGCGGGCTCACGAGAAAAGGCTGCAGCTCATGTTTCACAGCCTTGACCGCAACAATGATG GTCGGATTGACGTGGGGGAGATCCAGCACTCTCTGCACAAACTTGGAGTTGAGGTCACCACACAGCAGGCCTCCAGAATACTGCAGAG TATGGACAGGGATGGGACTACGACCATCGACTGGAATGAATGGCgagatcacttcctgtttaaccCCTTccacaacatggaggagattgTCCACCACTGGAAGCACTCCCAT ATGTTTGACATTGGGGAACATCTGACAGTGCCCGATGAGTTCTCAGCGCGGGAGCGGCGGTCAGGTCTAGTGTGGAGGCAGCTGGTGGCTGGAGCCATGGCAGGGGCAGTGTCCCGGACAGGAACCGCTCCTCTGGATCGCCTCAAAGTCTTCCTGCAG GTACACGGCTCTGCGTCTCGAGGGATTAATCTGTGGTCTGGACTGAGGGGAATGGTCAAAGAGGGAGGCGTCGTGTCACTCTGGAGGGGAAATGGTATCAATGTCCTCAAGATTGCCCCTGAATCTGCCATTAAGTTTATGGCATATGAGCAG ATCAAGTGGGTGATCCGGGGCAGTAAAGAGGGGGGCAGTTTGAGGGTACAGGAGAGGTTCATTGCTGGCTCTCTGGCAGGAGCTACTGCCCAGACCATCATCTACCCAATGGAG GTGCTGAAGACTCGTCTTACATTAAGGAAGACGGGACAATACTCAGGTTTAGCTGATTGTGCCCGACAGATCCTGAAGAAAGAGGGGGTCCGAGCTTTCTACAGGGGCTACCTGCCAAACACCCTGGGCATCATCCCCTATGCTGGCATTGACTTGGCTGTATATGAG ACTTTGAAGAACGCCTGGCTCCAGAGGTACTGTGTAAATTCagcagatccaggagttttGGTCCTGCTGGGCTGTGGCACCATCTCCAGCACTTGTGGTCAGCTGGCATCCTATCCTCTCGCTCTCATCCGCACACGCATGCAGGCGCAAG CCACTGATGAGGGTAAACCCAAGCTGACGATGGCGGGCCAGTTCAAGTACATCATATCTCATGAAGGTGTACAGGGCCTGTATCGCGGCATCACCCCCAACTTCCTCAAAGTCATTCCTGCAGTCAGCATCTCCTACGTTGTGTATGAGCACATGAAGAAAGTCCTCGGTGTGGGTAACTAG
- the gps1 gene encoding COP9 signalosome complex subunit 1 isoform X3, with product MPLPVQVFNFQGSVEPMQIDADPQEDQQNAPDANYIVENPTLDLEQYATSYSGLMRIERLQFIAEHCPQLRVEALKMALTFVQRTFNVDTYEEIHRKLTEATREVQGVPDTVPEGGVVPPPLDSAWAESTRKKALLKLEKLDTDLKNYKGNSIKESIRRGHDDLGDHYLDCGDLSNALKCYSRARDYCTSAKHVINMCLNVIKVSVYLQNWSHVLSYVNKAESTPEIAEQRGERDSQNQAVLTKLKCAAGLAELASRKYKPAAKCFLQASFDHCDCPELLSPSNVAVYGGLCALATFDRQELQRNVISSSSFKLFLELEPQIRDIIFKFYESKYASCLKLLDEMKDNLLLDMYLAPHVKTLYSQIRNRALIQYFSPYVSADMTKMAQAFNTTVAALEDELTQLILEGLINARIDSHSKILYARDVDQRSTTFEKSLHMGKEFQRRAKAMILRAAVLRNQIHVKSPPREGSQGELTPANSQTRMSTNM from the exons ATGCCTCTGCCCGTTCAGGTGTTTAACTTCCAG ggGTCTGTGGAGCCGATGCAGATTGATGCAGACCCCCAGGAGGACCAGCAGAATGCTCCAGACGCCAACTACATAGTGGAGAACCCAACACTG GATCTAGAGCAGTATGCAACCAGCTACAGTGGATTAATGCGCATTGAGAGGCTTCAGTTCATCGCTGAGCATTGCCCTCAGCTGCGGGTCGAAGCCCTGAAGATGGCCCTCACCTTCGTCCAGAGGACCTTCAACGTTGACACATATGAAGAGATTCACCGCAAACTCACCGAGGCCACAAG GGAGGTACAAGGTGTGCCGGACACAGTGCCTGAAGGCGGGGTTGTTCCTCCTCCCTTAGATTCAGCATGGGCCGAGTCTACACGGAAAAAGGCTCTGCTTAAACTGGAGAAGCTGGATACAGATCTTAAGAACTACAAGGGAAATTCCATTAAAGAGAGCATCAG GAGGGGCCATGATGACTTGGGGGACCACTACCTGGACTGTGGTGACCTCAGTAACGCCCTCAAGTGCTACTCCCGAGCCAGAGACTACTGCACCAGTGCTAAACATGTCATTAACATGTGTTTGAATGTCATCAAG GTTAGTGTTTACCTCCAGAACTGGTCCCATGTACTGAGCTACGTCAACAAGGCAGAATCCACGCCAGAGATAGCAGAG cAAAGAGGAGAGCGAGATAGCCAAAATCAAGCAGTCCTCACCAAATTAAAGTGCGCTGCAG GCCTTGCAGAATTGGCCTCAAGAAAATACAAACCAGCTGCCAAGTGCTTTCTGCAGGCGTCCTTTGACCACTGTGACTGTCCAGAG CTCCTCTCACCCAGTAATGTTGCCGTGTATGGGGGTTTGTGTGCTTTGGCCACGTTTGACAGACAGGAGCTCCAGCGCAACGTCATCTCCAGCAG CTCCTTTAAGTTATTTCTAGAGTTGGAACCTCAGATCCGTGACATCATCTTCAAGTTCTATGAGTCGAAGTACGCGTCTTGCCTGAAGCTGCTGGATGAAATGAAG GATAACCTCCTCCTGGACATGTACCTGGCCCCGCATGTCAAGACACTGTACAGCCAGATCAGGAACAGAGCCCTCATTCAG tatttcagCCCCTACGTGTCAGCAGACATGACTAAGATGGCTCAGGCCTTCAACACCACAGTAGCAGCTCTGGAGGACGAGCTCACCCAGCTCATACTGGAGGGGCTAATCAATGCACGGATCGACTCCCACAGCAAG ATTCTGTATGCGAGGGACGTGGACCAGAGGAGCACCACGTTTGAGAAGTCACTGCACATGGGCAAAGAGTTCCAGAGACGAGCCAAAGCCATGATCCTCCGAGCTGCTGTGCTGCGCAACCAGATCCACGTCAag TCTCCACCCAGAGAAGGCAGCCAGGGGGAGCTGACACCAGCCAATAGCCAGACCAGGATGAGCACCAACATGTGA